A genomic region of Trichothermofontia sichuanensis B231 contains the following coding sequences:
- a CDS encoding glycosyltransferase family 2 protein translates to MAHAQILPLVSVIVPAYNAERFLATTLDSILAQTYPHFEVLVVDDGSTDQTGAIAQAYCDRDARIRLLQQPNGGVAAARNFGIREAKGAFIAPIDADDIWYPQNLEKQIACFLRSDPKVGVVYAWSNYIDENGLPLGGCRAFAIQGNVFLTLVCHDFLGNASASVIRRCCLEQVGLYSTELRAQGAQGCEDLDLYLRLAEHYQFQVVPEFLIGYRKLSSSMSCNYTSMANSYCQVLAWVHQRHPDLPERLLRLSKGNFFMYLAFESDRVGNIAQSQHWLREALAVDPLTPFLRPSLYRLLWKTYRYRQHRPSEGEQHLDDQTLPRAFLAKPERPVACTPMPESTGRVQRRLRVKLLVWVGHVFHALLPWFAGFYQPSTLRQP, encoded by the coding sequence ATGGCACACGCTCAGATCTTACCGCTCGTTTCTGTCATTGTGCCTGCCTATAATGCTGAGCGTTTTCTGGCAACAACGCTGGATTCGATTTTGGCCCAAACCTATCCTCATTTTGAAGTGTTGGTGGTTGACGATGGGTCAACGGATCAAACTGGAGCGATCGCGCAAGCATACTGCGATCGCGATGCTCGGATTCGTTTACTACAACAACCCAATGGGGGGGTCGCAGCAGCTCGAAATTTCGGGATTCGGGAAGCCAAGGGGGCGTTCATTGCGCCGATCGATGCCGATGATATCTGGTACCCTCAAAACCTGGAAAAGCAAATTGCCTGTTTTTTACGCAGTGATCCCAAGGTTGGGGTGGTTTATGCCTGGTCAAACTATATTGACGAGAATGGTTTGCCGTTGGGGGGATGTCGGGCCTTTGCCATCCAGGGCAATGTCTTTCTGACCTTGGTTTGTCATGATTTTTTGGGTAATGCCAGTGCATCTGTGATTCGTCGCTGCTGCCTAGAGCAGGTGGGCCTTTATAGTACGGAACTGCGTGCCCAGGGTGCCCAAGGCTGTGAGGATCTGGACTTATACTTGCGGCTGGCGGAACACTATCAATTTCAGGTTGTGCCAGAGTTCCTAATTGGTTACCGCAAGTTATCGAGCAGTATGTCCTGTAATTACACTTCGATGGCGAACTCCTATTGTCAGGTGCTTGCGTGGGTTCACCAACGTCATCCGGATTTGCCAGAACGCTTGTTACGACTATCTAAGGGTAATTTTTTTATGTATTTGGCATTCGAGAGCGATCGAGTGGGGAATATTGCCCAAAGCCAACACTGGCTCAGGGAGGCATTAGCGGTTGATCCCCTAACGCCATTTCTGCGTCCCAGTCTGTATCGTTTACTGTGGAAAACCTACCGGTATCGTCAGCATCGACCTTCAGAGGGTGAGCAGCATTTAGATGATCAGACCTTACCAAGGGCTTTCCTTGCTAAGCCAGAACGGCCAGTAGCCTGCACACCGATGCCTGAAAGTACAGGCAGAGTACAACGCCGATTAAGGGTTAAACTGCTGGTTTGGGTGGGTCATGTTTTTCATGCCCTGCTCCCTTGGTTTGCCGGTTTTTATCAACCGAGTACCCTACGCCAGCCTTAG
- a CDS encoding glycosyltransferase family 2 protein, which translates to MVVAGARPFLSVIVPVYNGGEAFVDCLQALTRSAFKDWELIVVNDGSQDRSAEVATVFGATLLHTGGRVGPGAARNQGAKVAQGKYVCFIDADCEVHPDTLGNLAKVLRQRPEVEAVFGSYDDAPKAHNFVAQFKNLMHHYVHQSSAEHSTSFWAGCGAVRRSTFFALGGFDTARYPRPCIEDIDLGYRLAQRGGQILLAKHVQVKHHKAWTLKSLIKTDILDRGVPWTRLLLANGSGLANDLNLSLPSRLSVVTVFTLIAVGMTSIFNPHLLGLALLGIGVLLGLNWEIYVFFYQKRGSFFALQSIGMHWLYYFYSGLAFILGHIWHWQSAWKSETAHRLRVYLSSILPPTYRAYFPKIYTTP; encoded by the coding sequence ATGGTAGTAGCAGGGGCAAGACCTTTCCTATCTGTTATTGTGCCGGTCTATAACGGGGGGGAGGCATTTGTAGACTGTCTACAGGCGCTCACAAGGTCAGCTTTCAAGGATTGGGAATTGATTGTGGTTAATGATGGTTCCCAGGATCGGTCGGCAGAAGTGGCCACTGTGTTTGGCGCAACCCTCTTGCACACTGGGGGACGGGTGGGGCCAGGGGCTGCCCGTAACCAGGGAGCTAAGGTTGCCCAGGGGAAATATGTCTGCTTCATTGATGCGGACTGTGAAGTACATCCCGACACCTTGGGTAATTTGGCCAAGGTCCTACGACAGCGGCCAGAGGTGGAGGCGGTGTTTGGTTCCTACGATGATGCGCCCAAGGCCCACAATTTTGTGGCACAGTTCAAGAACCTGATGCACCACTATGTCCACCAAAGTAGTGCGGAGCACTCAACCAGCTTCTGGGCCGGGTGTGGAGCGGTGCGGCGATCGACGTTTTTTGCCTTGGGCGGCTTTGATACGGCACGTTATCCGCGACCCTGCATTGAAGATATCGATTTAGGTTACCGACTGGCCCAGCGCGGTGGCCAGATTCTGCTAGCAAAGCATGTGCAAGTTAAACATCATAAGGCTTGGACCCTTAAAAGCTTGATCAAGACCGATATCTTAGACCGGGGCGTGCCGTGGACGCGGTTGTTGTTGGCGAATGGGTCAGGGTTAGCGAATGACTTGAACTTGAGTCTACCGAGCCGCCTCAGCGTCGTGACGGTCTTTACCCTGATCGCTGTAGGGATGACCAGTATCTTCAACCCCCACCTCCTGGGATTAGCCCTGCTTGGGATCGGGGTTCTATTAGGACTGAACTGGGAGATTTATGTCTTTTTCTATCAAAAGCGGGGCAGTTTCTTTGCGCTGCAAAGTATAGGGATGCATTGGCTATATTATTTCTACAGTGGACTGGCATTTATTCTCGGCCATATATGGCATTGGCAAAGTGCTTGGAAGAGCGAAACCGCCCATCGTCTGAGAGTGTATCTTAGCTCCATCCTGCCTCCCACCTACAGGGCCTATTTCCCCAAAATTTACACAACCCCGTAA
- a CDS encoding FAD-dependent oxidoreductase, giving the protein MRFSPHRRHRQRRSPSSIYPREGFGLIPETLRQEITRLGGTIYTSTTVLALVPLESGGFEVTLRQRNEHRQTMTADQVISTIPLNYLLEAIPTELGSRDVLAQYDLEYRDLICLFLAIDKPQVSQDSWTYFPDRDLMFGRTHEPKNWSPAMIPDDRYTSLAVEIFASRGEPTWQMSDEAIADTVVSQMHEIGWVSKPDVLKHWVLRVPYAYPVYTIGYQEKLQQVKDYLGQWPNLHLLGRTGSFHYMNSDGVIEDVFRLMAELFPADPRAVRSLASATGRWL; this is encoded by the coding sequence ATGCGATTTTCCCCCCACAGAAGGCACCGGCAACGGCGATCTCCCAGTTCTATTTATCCCCGTGAGGGTTTTGGCCTGATCCCAGAAACCCTGCGGCAGGAGATTACGCGGCTGGGGGGCACCATTTACACCTCGACGACGGTATTGGCGCTGGTTCCCTTGGAGTCCGGTGGGTTTGAGGTCACTCTGCGTCAGAGGAATGAGCATCGCCAAACGATGACAGCGGATCAGGTGATTTCGACGATTCCACTCAACTACCTGCTAGAAGCGATTCCGACTGAGTTGGGTAGCCGTGATGTATTAGCCCAGTATGACCTGGAGTATCGAGATTTAATTTGTCTGTTCCTGGCGATCGACAAGCCGCAGGTAAGCCAGGATAGCTGGACTTACTTCCCCGATCGTGACCTGATGTTTGGTCGAACCCATGAACCCAAAAACTGGTCCCCGGCGATGATCCCGGACGATCGCTACACCTCCCTGGCCGTTGAGATCTTTGCCAGTCGCGGTGAACCGACTTGGCAGATGTCGGATGAGGCGATTGCCGATACTGTGGTCAGTCAGATGCATGAGATTGGTTGGGTGAGCAAACCTGATGTTTTGAAGCATTGGGTGTTGCGGGTGCCCTACGCCTATCCGGTCTACACCATCGGCTATCAAGAGAAACTGCAACAGGTCAAGGACTACTTGGGCCAATGGCCGAACCTGCATCTCCTAGGCCGGACGGGATCGTTCCATTATATGAACAGTGATGGCGTGATTGAGGATGTTTTCCGCTTGATGGCCGAACTGTTCCCAGCAGATCCAAGGGCGGTGCGATCGTTGGCCAGCGCAACGGGGCGTTGGCTGTAA
- a CDS encoding FAD-dependent oxidoreductase, whose product MIAVEPLAGMETQVGGGHVVFGGGIAGLTIARELLKQGCHVTVVEKGATVGGLARTFERDGFRFDIGGHRFHSNNPSVVQWLKDLLGADLLTVPRFSHIYLNQQFVDYPIQFPGALTIFSPLKAIQMVSSYLMAKLTERQRRDVSFEDWVIKRYGRALYEVFFQPYTEKVWGIPGDRLSAAWASQRIGIPSMWRAVRHAIFPPQKAPATAISQFYLSP is encoded by the coding sequence ATGATTGCTGTAGAGCCGTTGGCAGGTATGGAAACCCAGGTAGGGGGTGGCCATGTTGTTTTTGGAGGGGGGATTGCGGGTCTGACGATTGCCCGTGAGCTGCTCAAGCAAGGTTGTCACGTGACCGTGGTTGAAAAGGGCGCGACGGTCGGTGGGTTAGCCCGTACCTTTGAGCGGGACGGCTTTCGGTTTGATATTGGGGGCCATCGCTTCCACAGTAACAACCCCTCGGTAGTCCAGTGGCTCAAGGATCTGCTGGGGGCGGATTTGTTAACGGTGCCTCGCTTTAGCCATATTTACCTCAATCAGCAGTTTGTTGATTATCCCATTCAATTCCCTGGGGCATTAACGATCTTCTCGCCGCTGAAAGCCATCCAGATGGTCAGTAGCTATCTGATGGCCAAGCTAACGGAGCGCCAACGCCGGGATGTCTCCTTTGAGGATTGGGTGATCAAGCGCTACGGTCGGGCACTCTACGAAGTCTTTTTTCAACCCTATACGGAGAAAGTCTGGGGAATTCCCGGCGATCGGCTCTCAGCGGCTTGGGCATCGCAACGGATTGGGATTCCGAGTATGTGGCGAGCGGTGCGCCATGCGATTTTCCCCCCACAGAAGGCACCGGCAACGGCGATCTCCCAGTTCTATTTATCCCCGTGA
- a CDS encoding LptA/OstA family protein: MNRLWRALRISTISLVPALALGAITVSPLLQQAWAQAAGPAPGRALTLRSDVQEANAKTGVVTARGNVQINYPARQIQATSAQAQYFSKERRIVLSGDVFVLQEGNSLRGETVTYLIDEGRFIAHPQPRSQVESIYIVSDPNAPTQPPAPIATPLPTPNFATPPAVTPSPSPAVLPSPAVTVPTTPVPSFPGHEAGP, encoded by the coding sequence ATGAATCGGCTTTGGCGCGCTTTGAGGATTTCGACGATTTCCCTGGTTCCAGCCCTTGCCTTGGGAGCCATAACCGTTTCCCCCCTGCTTCAGCAGGCATGGGCACAGGCCGCCGGCCCAGCACCGGGACGGGCCTTAACCCTACGATCAGATGTGCAGGAGGCTAACGCGAAGACTGGGGTTGTCACTGCACGGGGGAATGTCCAGATCAACTATCCGGCTCGACAGATCCAGGCCACTTCGGCGCAAGCTCAGTACTTCAGCAAGGAGCGGCGCATTGTTCTGAGTGGGGATGTTTTTGTCCTGCAGGAGGGCAATAGTCTGCGGGGCGAAACCGTCACCTATCTGATTGATGAGGGCCGCTTTATTGCCCATCCCCAGCCCCGCAGTCAAGTAGAATCCATTTATATTGTGTCTGATCCCAATGCCCCGACGCAGCCGCCTGCGCCGATCGCAACCCCACTCCCGACTCCTAATTTTGCGACCCCACCCGCCGTAACTCCTTCCCCTAGCCCTGCTGTTTTGCCATCGCCAGCGGTCACGGTACCTACAACGCCCGTGCCGTCCTTCCCCGGTCATGAGGCCGGACCCTAG
- the lptB gene encoding LPS export ABC transporter ATP-binding protein has translation MKIVLENIHKFYGQRAVVNRVSLSISQGEVVGLLGPNGAGKTTTFYMMTGLIRPDQGKVWLDGVDISSLPMHRRARLGIRYLAQEASIFRHLSVRDNIRLVLQESQVPRQKQQALLNHWLQEFRLERVADTAGIEVSGGERRRTELARALAVGVDGPKFLLLDEPFAGIDPIAVSEIQGTIARLREKKIGILITDHNVRETLAITDRAYIMRDGQILASGNAEELYNNPLVRQYYLGESFQA, from the coding sequence TTGAAAATAGTTCTGGAGAATATCCATAAGTTTTACGGGCAGCGAGCGGTAGTCAACCGGGTTAGCCTATCGATTTCCCAGGGGGAAGTGGTTGGGCTATTGGGGCCAAATGGGGCCGGCAAGACGACCACGTTTTATATGATGACGGGGCTGATTAGACCAGACCAGGGCAAGGTCTGGCTCGATGGGGTGGATATTTCTTCCCTGCCGATGCACCGACGGGCACGCCTGGGAATTCGTTATTTGGCCCAGGAAGCCAGCATTTTTCGTCATTTAAGCGTGCGCGATAACATACGCTTGGTGTTGCAGGAAAGCCAGGTTCCCCGTCAGAAGCAACAAGCGTTACTGAACCATTGGTTACAGGAGTTTCGCCTGGAGCGGGTGGCCGATACGGCAGGCATTGAAGTGTCAGGGGGAGAGCGCCGTCGGACGGAGTTGGCCCGTGCTCTAGCTGTGGGGGTTGATGGCCCTAAGTTTTTACTGTTGGATGAACCGTTTGCAGGAATTGACCCGATCGCTGTTTCGGAAATTCAAGGCACGATCGCCCGTCTGCGGGAGAAAAAAATCGGCATCCTAATTACGGATCACAATGTTCGGGAGACGCTGGCTATCACCGATCGCGCCTACATCATGCGGGATGGCCAGATCCTGGCATCGGGTAATGCGGAGGAGCTTTACAATAACCCCCTAGTGCGGCAATACTACCTGGGTGAGAGTTTCCAAGCTTAG
- a CDS encoding LptF/LptG family permease, with amino-acid sequence MAASPSFKASWWRWLSDRIPVLDYYIIQELLPPFLFGVGAFTSIGIAIGALFELVRQVTEAGLPISTAMQVFFLKLPDFLVLSFPMAVLLSTLMTYGRLSSDSELIALRSCGISIYRIVLPAILMSLVVTGLTFVFNELIVPAANYRATLTLQQALNQERPPFQEKNIFYQEFGEVKQPEGSTERELVRIFYARRFDGTKMKGLTILDFSERGLNQIVTAERATWNVQENTWDFNNGTIYLVSADGSYRNIIKFENQQLKLPRTPLDLAERGRDYGEMSIAQAQERLAILRQGNDENKIRKLEVRIQQKYAFPFVCVVFGLVGSALGTRPQRASKSTSFGMSVLLIFGYYLLAFISGSLGQLNILSPFLAAWLPIGVTLGIGLLLLVRAAR; translated from the coding sequence ATGGCTGCTTCCCCTTCCTTCAAGGCCTCGTGGTGGCGTTGGTTGAGCGATCGTATTCCCGTCCTCGACTACTACATTATCCAGGAACTGCTGCCGCCCTTTCTGTTTGGAGTGGGGGCGTTCACGTCGATTGGGATTGCGATCGGTGCCCTGTTTGAACTGGTCCGGCAGGTAACCGAGGCTGGGTTGCCGATCAGTACGGCCATGCAGGTCTTTTTTCTGAAGCTACCCGACTTTCTAGTGTTGTCGTTCCCGATGGCGGTGTTGCTCTCAACCCTAATGACCTACGGGCGGTTGTCGAGTGACAGCGAATTGATTGCTTTGCGCAGTTGTGGCATCAGTATCTATCGGATTGTTCTGCCCGCGATCCTCATGAGTCTGGTGGTTACGGGACTGACCTTTGTCTTTAATGAACTCATTGTGCCGGCAGCCAACTATCGCGCTACCCTAACTCTGCAACAGGCTTTAAATCAGGAGCGTCCACCCTTTCAAGAGAAAAACATCTTTTACCAGGAATTTGGCGAAGTCAAGCAACCAGAAGGGAGCACTGAGCGGGAATTAGTCCGCATTTTCTATGCTCGTCGCTTTGATGGCACCAAGATGAAGGGGTTAACCATTCTCGATTTTTCTGAACGGGGCCTTAATCAGATCGTAACGGCGGAACGGGCCACCTGGAATGTGCAGGAGAATACCTGGGATTTCAATAACGGGACCATCTATCTCGTTTCGGCAGATGGCTCCTATCGGAATATCATTAAATTTGAGAACCAACAACTAAAATTACCGCGTACCCCCCTCGACCTAGCGGAGCGGGGACGGGACTATGGCGAAATGAGTATTGCCCAGGCCCAGGAACGGTTGGCTATTTTGCGCCAGGGGAATGATGAAAATAAGATTCGCAAGTTGGAGGTGCGTATCCAGCAAAAATATGCCTTCCCCTTTGTGTGCGTTGTCTTTGGCCTCGTCGGTTCTGCCCTAGGTACCCGACCGCAGCGGGCCAGTAAGTCTACTAGTTTTGGGATGAGTGTCCTGCTGATCTTTGGCTATTACCTGCTGGCGTTTATCTCCGGTTCCCTGGGACAGTTAAATATCCTTTCACCGTTTCTAGCCGCTTGGTTACCGATCGGCGTCACGCTAGGAATCGGTCTATTACTCCTGGTCCGAGCCGCCCGTTAA
- a CDS encoding caspase family protein has product MANHWVITIGINQYQHLPPLRYARQDALALRNFLVNEVHLPASHCWLLTDVAPTLTEHEGLAQPAAIGNCLQQLATRVQPDDRVWFFFSGYGLCQDQTDYLMPIEGDPTRLAETALPVRSVLEALAALPTRQILLLLDISRSQEVIPQMTNLGAQTAALAAELGLVTLLSCCPGQVSHEVATLGHGFFTEALLEGLRQPPPLDLQTLDQYLRDRLPDLCRTHRQPIQNPSIIVPPLPGETSAEHRFAQVILERVGQPPLPPPSTAEFPDWEVPPPLFERTGRSPVAQDAPIAPPGQTTVTPPPLAASLGASVPDRPTTPPPAQALDPPLLERPLSGGNTQWFSPLKLDPLTVSRPLAPPPVSPPPPPPMSPPPPMNTSDTPDATGLSDRAFWGRTLLWGGMAVFLLILGILWRNWEHLNTPAVPTPIASPTSPAASPKPAPPTLTPLPTVTPTEVETLRHTNQIVLAAAEGLIEQAPYQASSYSKAIALASKIQPGEPLYEEAQGAMETWSREIMTIAQERAAWGNRQQAIAAARLVPPAQAKVYQEAQAAIAQWQK; this is encoded by the coding sequence ATGGCTAATCACTGGGTGATCACGATCGGCATTAACCAGTACCAACATCTCCCTCCCTTGCGCTATGCCCGCCAAGATGCCTTGGCCCTGCGTAACTTTCTTGTCAATGAAGTGCACCTACCCGCTAGCCATTGTTGGCTATTGACCGACGTGGCCCCGACACTTACCGAGCACGAGGGCCTCGCTCAACCCGCTGCGATTGGGAACTGTCTGCAACAGTTGGCCACTCGAGTACAGCCAGACGATCGAGTTTGGTTCTTTTTCAGCGGCTATGGTCTCTGCCAGGACCAGACCGACTATCTGATGCCGATCGAGGGGGACCCAACCCGATTGGCAGAGACCGCCCTGCCGGTGCGATCGGTGTTGGAGGCCTTGGCCGCGCTTCCCACACGCCAGATCTTGCTGTTACTGGATATCAGCCGGAGTCAGGAAGTCATCCCCCAGATGACGAATCTCGGTGCCCAAACAGCAGCCTTGGCCGCAGAGTTGGGCTTGGTCACTTTGCTCTCCTGTTGTCCCGGTCAGGTTTCCCATGAGGTTGCAACCCTGGGGCACGGTTTCTTTACAGAAGCCTTGCTAGAGGGCCTGCGCCAGCCCCCTCCCCTGGATCTGCAAACGCTGGATCAGTACCTCCGCGATCGTCTGCCTGACCTCTGCCGTACTCACCGCCAGCCGATTCAGAACCCATCGATCATTGTTCCGCCCCTCCCTGGAGAGACCTCTGCGGAGCATCGCTTTGCCCAGGTTATTTTGGAGCGAGTCGGCCAGCCACCCCTACCCCCCCCATCCACTGCCGAGTTCCCGGATTGGGAGGTACCGCCGCCGTTGTTTGAGCGTACTGGCCGATCACCGGTGGCTCAGGATGCCCCAATCGCGCCGCCGGGCCAAACAACCGTCACCCCTCCCCCGTTAGCTGCGTCGCTAGGGGCATCAGTGCCCGATCGCCCTACGACGCCACCACCGGCTCAGGCACTGGATCCTCCCCTGCTTGAGCGACCGCTCTCAGGTGGAAATACCCAATGGTTCTCCCCCTTGAAACTTGATCCCCTCACCGTTTCCCGCCCACTGGCGCCCCCTCCTGTTTCCCCCCCTCCCCCGCCGCCGATGTCCCCGCCTCCCCCCATGAACACTAGCGATACCCCCGATGCTACTGGATTGTCCGATCGCGCCTTTTGGGGACGAACCCTCCTATGGGGTGGGATGGCTGTTTTCCTGCTGATCCTGGGGATTCTCTGGCGTAATTGGGAGCATCTGAATACGCCCGCCGTCCCGACCCCCATAGCCAGCCCAACGTCCCCTGCGGCCTCGCCTAAGCCAGCTCCCCCCACCCTAACCCCTCTGCCCACTGTGACACCAACGGAGGTTGAGACATTACGCCATACCAATCAGATCGTGCTCGCGGCAGCAGAGGGGTTGATTGAACAAGCCCCCTATCAAGCTTCGTCCTACAGCAAGGCGATCGCGCTTGCGAGCAAGATCCAACCGGGTGAACCCCTCTATGAAGAAGCGCAAGGGGCAATGGAAACCTGGAGCCGGGAAATTATGACGATCGCCCAGGAACGGGCCGCTTGGGGGAATCGTCAACAGGCCATTGCGGCAGCGCGGCTCGTTCCCCCCGCTCAGGCCAAGGTGTACCAGGAAGCCCAAGCTGCGATCGCGCAATGGCAAAAGTAA